The Aestuariibaculum lutulentum genome segment AATATTTCCTTTTACATATGCACGACCGTAAACCATAGTATCTAACTTACTTCTACCCGCTTCTGGTTTTAAAATACGGTAACTTATCGGTTCATCTTTTGGTGTTAACGGTCCTGGTTTGTAGTAGTTGTTAATGATGTTGTATTTTGCTGTGTAATCTCCACCATCAATAGAACGGTGTACCCAGTTAAACATCACATTATTTACAAAATTGAAGATACCATTCCATCCAATTGAAGGATTTCTACCCGCATTGTTCGCCCACATATTTCTCATAAACGAACAGTTTTCACCTCCTAAAGTACTACCAAACGCATGGTTATATGTATCTAAAGCTTCACCGAATAAAGAGTTTTGAATAGTAATATTTACAGTTGGTTTCTTTTCATCCTTATAATCGGCACCCGGACTATACATATGACGGTAAATAGACATATTTTCATCTAATCCCCAAGTTGCAGAGATGTGATCTAACATAATATTTCCGACAGGATTTCCTCCGATTGCATCATCACGACGCCCCACAAAGGTCTCTCCTCTACGAAAACGCATATGACGAATAATTACATCGTGGGTATCAATCCATACTGACTCACCTGCCACACAAATACCATCACCTGGTGCTGTTTGCCCAGCAATAGTGATATATGGCGCGCGAATAATTAAAGGCGTTTCTAGTTTAATAATCCCTGCTACATTAAAAACAATAGTTCTTGCTCCACCTTTTTCACAGGCCTCACGTAAAGATCCAGGCCCATCATCGGCAAGACTTGTTACGGTGTAAACTTCACCTCCACGACCACCATACGTGTACATACCTCCACCTTCAGCTCCTGGGAAAGCAGGAATTTCTGCTTGTGGCAAATCGGTTGGTCTACCCGCCCACGGAATATAAGGTTTACCTTCTCTGGCTTCTTTTTGAA includes the following:
- a CDS encoding polysaccharide lyase domain-containing protein, which codes for MKKSNIMIIALSLLVGNAYAQYPKLTDDDKAKEEAIKAEAYKHSDEAWEKAKIIVQKEAREGKPYIPWAGRPTDLPQAEIPAFPGAEGGGMYTYGGRGGEVYTVTSLADDGPGSLREACEKGGARTIVFNVAGIIKLETPLIIRAPYITIAGQTAPGDGICVAGESVWIDTHDVIIRHMRFRRGETFVGRRDDAIGGNPVGNIMLDHISATWGLDENMSIYRHMYSPGADYKDEKKPTVNITIQNSLFGEALDTYNHAFGSTLGGENCSFMRNMWANNAGRNPSIGWNGIFNFVNNVMFNWVHRSIDGGDYTAKYNIINNYYKPGPLTPKDEPISYRILKPEAGRSKLDTMVYGRAYVKGNIVENNAKITADNWAGGVQIEGKDGELLDYQGAKPYFDYMNASRPFPMPWFREIMDADKAFDYVTEHVGATLPIRDVVDQRIVRTVKTGKPEYVEGLDPDSFYQFKHRRLAKDSYKHGIITDIAQVGGYPEYKGIPYVDTDKDGMPDAWEKKYGLNPNDYSDAKGDLNKDGYTNIESYINGINPKKKADWKDLKNNKETLTEPLLK